The proteins below are encoded in one region of Methanosarcina barkeri 3:
- a CDS encoding phenylacetate--CoA ligase family protein gives MKYWQPKYETMNPEELKKLQLKRLQQSVKLVYDNVPFYRQNYKAAGVTPEDIKTLEDVRKLPFTRKTDLRDNYPFGLFAAKKEEIVRIHASSGTSGKPTVVGYTAKDIETWSDLIARDLTMIGLSKGDTIQNSMNYGLFTGGIGFHYGVERMGAMVVPAATGNTARQLEMMIDFGVTAIHCTPSYAFYLAETAEELDLIDKLSLKAAVFGGEPWSENTRKQLEKRLNLKAYDCYGLSEMFGPGIGFECQEQDGLHIWNDNFLVEVLDENGEQVSEGEKGELVLTSINKEGFCNVRYRTGDMTRLLESECECGRTTTRISRLMGRADDMMIVRGINVFPSQIQDVISRIPQVGEHFQLILDRNNHMLDELTIEVELEDNAFTGDLKDLKAVQNYVQHELKAVLNIRTNVELLEKGSIERTAGKAKRIIDRRPQL, from the coding sequence ATGAAATACTGGCAGCCGAAATACGAAACAATGAATCCCGAAGAACTGAAGAAATTACAGTTAAAACGCCTTCAACAAAGCGTAAAACTGGTCTATGACAATGTTCCTTTCTACAGGCAAAATTATAAAGCCGCCGGAGTCACTCCAGAGGACATCAAGACTCTCGAAGATGTCCGTAAATTGCCTTTTACGCGGAAAACCGATCTTCGGGACAACTATCCTTTCGGGCTTTTCGCTGCCAAAAAAGAAGAGATAGTACGTATCCACGCCTCGTCCGGAACCAGCGGAAAGCCCACAGTCGTCGGGTACACGGCAAAGGATATTGAGACCTGGTCTGACCTGATTGCTCGGGACCTTACAATGATTGGACTTTCAAAAGGCGACACCATTCAGAACTCAATGAATTACGGGCTCTTTACCGGAGGAATAGGTTTCCATTACGGTGTCGAAAGAATGGGTGCAATGGTCGTGCCGGCTGCAACCGGAAATACCGCCCGGCAGCTCGAGATGATGATCGACTTCGGCGTAACTGCAATCCACTGTACACCTTCTTATGCATTTTACCTGGCCGAAACGGCCGAAGAACTTGACCTTATAGACAAGCTCTCCTTAAAAGCCGCCGTCTTTGGCGGTGAGCCCTGGTCGGAAAACACTCGGAAGCAGCTTGAAAAGCGTCTCAACCTCAAAGCCTATGACTGTTATGGCCTGTCTGAGATGTTCGGACCAGGAATCGGTTTCGAATGTCAGGAACAGGACGGCCTGCATATCTGGAACGACAACTTCCTTGTCGAAGTCCTTGATGAAAACGGAGAACAGGTTTCAGAAGGTGAAAAAGGCGAACTTGTTCTCACTTCCATCAACAAAGAAGGCTTCTGCAATGTTCGATACCGCACAGGCGACATGACAAGGCTTCTTGAATCCGAATGCGAATGCGGCCGGACAACCACAAGAATTTCCCGCCTCATGGGCAGGGCTGATGACATGATGATCGTAAGAGGCATCAACGTTTTCCCCTCGCAGATCCAGGACGTCATTTCCCGCATCCCACAGGTTGGCGAACACTTCCAGCTCATCCTTGACCGGAACAACCACATGCTCGATGAACTCACAATTGAGGTCGAACTTGAAGATAATGCCTTTACAGGCGACCTTAAAGACCTTAAAGCCGTCCAGAACTACGTCCAGCACGAACTTAAAGCCGTCCTGAATATCCGCACAAATGTCGAACTCCTTGAGAAAGGCAGCATCGAAAGAACCGCAGGAAAGGCAAAGAGAATTATCGACAGGCGGCCGCAGCTCTAA
- a CDS encoding DUF3795 domain-containing protein: MILLNETIFTAPCGINCCICMAYLRKKNKCPGCRIDVNKPVTRVICKIKTCEALTKNKLTFCFECECFPCNNLRHLDKRYRTRYNMSVIENLENIKKLGIEEFLRNEKIRWTCIECGGTICVHKGSCYGCGRKT, from the coding sequence ATGATATTATTGAATGAAACTATTTTCACTGCTCCCTGTGGAATAAATTGTTGCATTTGCATGGCTTACTTAAGGAAGAAAAATAAATGCCCAGGTTGTAGAATTGATGTTAACAAACCTGTTACTCGAGTCATATGCAAAATAAAAACATGTGAAGCTTTAACAAAAAACAAATTAACATTTTGTTTTGAATGTGAATGTTTTCCTTGCAATAATCTAAGACATTTGGATAAAAGATATCGTACCAGATACAATATGAGTGTGATTGAGAACCTTGAAAATATTAAAAAACTCGGTATAGAGGAATTTCTAAGAAATGAAAAAATAAGATGGACATGTATCGAATGCGGCGGCACAATTTGTGTTCATAAAGGCAGTTGCTATGGCTGTGGGAGAAAGACTTGA